From Paenibacillus polymyxa, the proteins below share one genomic window:
- a CDS encoding S8 family serine peptidase — translation MIKWKNIKKTLSVGFTAILAFSLISPVYADSSTTSSAGASSISAKVSAKLNQQFSASEYVTYLVKLKDQVDTESVAKHAFQKASAEQISPAAAKLSVRTTVVNSLMDTAEKTQQSVEEYLKKEVNNGNAKKYKSYFIVNAFAVTSTKEVMENLAILPEIDKILPDEKRELQKVEIDKDTQPIGEQSTAGQAVADQTAVDPAVTEENAQKSVQESVYKDAVTPSRVEWNISKIKAPQVWAKGIDGKGIVVANLDTGVEYTHPALKRKWRGLNASGQVVNPELSWYDAVNGASLPTDSHGHGTHTMGTSVGSDSNGTNQIGVAPGAKWIAVRVFNPDTTDSILLDGGQWILAPVDKNGKKHPELAPDVVNNSWGGGPGLDEWYRPVTKAWRAAQIFPEFSAGNTTLSNPGGPGSVANPANLPEAYATGATDINNKLASFSLRGPSPYGEVKPEISAPGVNIRSSVPGGVYEGGWNGTSMAGPHTAGLAALLLQAKPSLTVDQLEDVISKTATPLTDSQYPTSPNNGYGNGLIDALAAVNSVLN, via the coding sequence TTGATTAAGTGGAAAAATATCAAAAAGACACTGTCGGTCGGTTTTACCGCTATTCTTGCTTTTTCTCTGATTTCTCCGGTGTATGCAGATTCCAGCACAACCTCCTCAGCAGGAGCATCGTCGATTTCCGCCAAGGTTTCAGCCAAGCTGAACCAGCAATTCAGCGCCAGCGAGTATGTCACCTATCTGGTTAAATTAAAAGATCAAGTAGACACGGAGTCTGTTGCCAAGCACGCTTTTCAGAAGGCTTCTGCCGAGCAGATTTCCCCCGCTGCTGCTAAGCTATCTGTACGTACAACGGTTGTAAACTCTCTCATGGATACCGCAGAAAAAACTCAACAATCCGTGGAAGAATACTTAAAGAAGGAAGTCAATAACGGAAACGCCAAAAAATATAAGAGTTACTTTATCGTAAACGCATTTGCGGTAACCAGTACCAAAGAGGTCATGGAAAATCTCGCCATCCTACCTGAGATCGACAAAATTTTACCAGATGAAAAGCGCGAGTTGCAAAAGGTAGAAATCGATAAGGATACCCAGCCGATAGGGGAGCAATCAACAGCAGGCCAAGCAGTGGCAGATCAAACTGCTGTTGACCCGGCTGTGACGGAAGAAAATGCACAAAAATCGGTGCAAGAATCCGTGTATAAAGATGCAGTAACGCCAAGTCGTGTGGAGTGGAATATTTCTAAGATTAAAGCACCACAGGTGTGGGCCAAAGGTATTGATGGCAAAGGCATTGTCGTTGCCAATCTGGATACAGGTGTTGAATATACTCACCCGGCATTGAAAAGAAAATGGCGCGGGCTGAATGCTTCCGGTCAAGTCGTCAATCCAGAGCTGAGCTGGTATGATGCGGTTAATGGAGCATCGCTGCCAACAGATTCCCATGGACATGGTACACATACGATGGGGACAAGCGTTGGCTCAGACAGCAACGGTACGAATCAAATCGGTGTTGCTCCAGGGGCCAAGTGGATTGCCGTACGAGTATTCAATCCAGATACCACAGATTCCATCTTGCTGGATGGTGGGCAGTGGATTCTTGCACCTGTAGATAAAAACGGCAAAAAGCACCCTGAGCTTGCACCGGATGTGGTGAATAATTCTTGGGGCGGTGGACCTGGCCTGGACGAATGGTATCGCCCAGTGACCAAGGCGTGGAGAGCGGCACAAATTTTCCCTGAGTTCTCCGCAGGCAATACAACACTATCGAATCCCGGCGGACCTGGGTCTGTGGCCAATCCGGCTAACTTGCCAGAAGCCTATGCCACAGGAGCCACGGATATCAATAACAAGCTGGCAAGCTTCTCGTTGCGTGGTCCTTCTCCTTATGGCGAAGTGAAGCCAGAAATTTCGGCTCCTGGTGTAAACATTCGTTCCTCTGTACCGGGAGGAGTTTATGAGGGAGGCTGGAACGGTACCTCTATGGCAGGTCCGCATACGGCTGGATTAGCGGCATTGCTGCTTCAGGCTAAACCATCATTAACTGTGGATCAATTGGAGGATGTTATTTCGAAAACCGCAACACCGCTGACAGACAGTCAGTATCCGACTTCACCCAACAACGGCTATGGAAATGGTCTGATCGATGCGCTTGCTGCGGTGAACTCCGTACTTAACTAA